One region of Exiguobacterium acetylicum genomic DNA includes:
- a CDS encoding LCP family protein codes for MMETRSARKKQPSAGKMFMKVIAALVLLVTIIGSGYAGAVFIKTQETLAKTQINIPGSKVSSKYDDVPSESFLILGTDETKKSKERNEPARSDVMIVGILNKKTEQLVLTSIPRDSLVNIDYSKYDVPYGKTGVEQDKITHAHYFGSMDKSNSYNGIKLARETTENLLGIQIDHVVKVNFQGFVQLIDALDGVDIDVRYAFKEQDSKRKAGTVTVDKGMQHLTGEQALAYVRNRHDDPLGDIGRGQKQMQVIQAVAKEAASFRSLSAYRDILDAVGDNVETNLGPNDYTRLADFTAALRNTTEYQLAGEGYIGISGKWEYHLDPNQLEQVKSNLAKAMQGQEVEPIKEETDPAQSTTEEPVTETEAVPAQ; via the coding sequence ATGATGGAAACGCGATCCGCACGAAAGAAACAGCCAAGTGCTGGCAAGATGTTCATGAAAGTCATCGCTGCACTCGTCCTGCTTGTCACAATCATCGGTTCTGGATATGCTGGAGCTGTTTTTATTAAAACGCAAGAAACATTGGCAAAGACGCAGATTAACATTCCCGGCTCGAAGGTGAGCTCTAAATATGATGATGTTCCATCTGAATCGTTCTTGATTCTTGGAACGGATGAAACGAAAAAAAGTAAAGAACGAAATGAACCGGCGCGATCAGATGTCATGATCGTCGGGATCTTAAATAAAAAAACGGAACAATTAGTGTTGACGAGTATTCCGCGTGATTCACTCGTGAACATCGATTATTCGAAATACGATGTACCTTATGGTAAGACAGGTGTTGAGCAAGATAAAATCACCCATGCTCATTACTTCGGTTCGATGGATAAATCGAATTCCTATAATGGGATTAAATTAGCGCGTGAAACGACAGAAAACCTACTCGGTATTCAAATCGATCACGTCGTTAAAGTTAACTTCCAAGGATTCGTTCAATTGATCGATGCATTGGACGGCGTAGACATCGATGTACGATATGCGTTCAAAGAGCAAGATTCAAAACGTAAAGCCGGTACTGTCACTGTTGATAAAGGAATGCAACATTTAACAGGAGAGCAAGCACTTGCTTACGTCCGGAACCGTCATGATGATCCGCTCGGTGATATCGGACGCGGTCAAAAACAGATGCAAGTCATTCAAGCGGTCGCTAAAGAAGCGGCAAGTTTCCGTTCCCTCAGTGCATACCGTGATATTTTGGATGCTGTCGGTGATAACGTCGAAACGAACTTAGGTCCGAACGATTATACACGTTTAGCAGATTTCACAGCAGCGTTACGTAATACGACGGAGTACCAACTCGCTGGAGAAGGCTACATCGGTATTAGCGGGAAATGGGAGTATCACCTCGATCCGAATCAATTGGAGCAAGTGAAAAGTAACTTAGCAAAAGCGATGCAAGGTCAAGAAGTCGAACCGATCAAGGAAGAGACAGACCCGGCACAAAGTACGACAGAAGAACCCGTGACAGAGACGGAAGCCGTCCCTGCACAGTAA
- the phnF gene encoding phosphonate metabolism transcriptional regulator PhnF gives MIQHINKNSPLPIYYQIEAALKQQIESGVLQPGDLIPSEREFAEAHQISRMTVRQAISNLVNAGYLIRQKGRGTFVANKKIVMQLSGLTSFSEEMEHLGLEPTSALLSYQIIDASMTIANKLRIREGASVYELKRLRIADEQALALETVYIPEQLLPGLDQDVATASLYAFAEASGLNLGRASQTFESRLATKEEAGHLGLSTASPVLSVEQLTYLTTEQPFEYVISAYRGDRYTFTVEMERQR, from the coding sequence GTGATTCAGCATATCAATAAAAATTCACCACTCCCCATCTACTATCAAATCGAAGCTGCCTTAAAACAACAAATCGAAAGCGGTGTTCTTCAACCTGGCGATCTGATTCCGTCCGAGCGCGAATTTGCGGAAGCGCATCAAATTAGCCGAATGACGGTCCGCCAAGCCATTTCAAATTTGGTCAACGCCGGTTACTTGATTCGTCAAAAAGGACGAGGAACATTCGTCGCGAATAAAAAAATCGTCATGCAACTGTCTGGCTTGACGAGTTTCTCGGAAGAGATGGAACATCTTGGACTAGAACCGACGAGTGCGCTTCTCTCCTATCAAATCATCGACGCGTCGATGACGATCGCAAACAAGCTCCGGATTCGCGAAGGGGCATCCGTGTATGAATTGAAACGTTTACGAATCGCTGATGAGCAAGCGCTTGCTCTTGAGACCGTCTACATCCCGGAACAACTCCTACCCGGACTTGATCAAGACGTCGCGACCGCATCGCTCTATGCATTCGCTGAAGCGAGCGGATTGAACCTCGGACGTGCGAGTCAGACATTTGAATCACGTCTCGCGACGAAGGAGGAAGCGGGTCACCTTGGTCTATCGACCGCTTCACCTGTCTTATCCGTCGAGCAACTGACGTACCTGACAACAGAGCAACCATTTGAATACGTCATCTCCGCCTATCGTGGCGACCGCTATACCTTTACCGTCGAAATGGAACGCCAACGCTAA
- a CDS encoding alanyl-tRNA editing protein: MRPEQIESDVRTFQTSIRTTKQVDGYWVALEKSYFYPESGGQPADRGTLNDQPVLDVQIEDGVVWHQLATPLTGDVTGIVDDAVRIDHAAQHTAQHVISAILQDESNIKTLSFRTGSEVSTLDIETPEWTTLQQEQLDRRLRQVIEQGLPITATEYDEAEALRLPLRKTPQVEGRIRVVQIGTLDYSACGGTHLDSTAQLELILFTGVERIRGNIRLSYVAKERAHQLLQAERHALREAAQALSVKPVQIPEAIQAVQDDQKRLTKQVEHAQEQLATFTLAHALEQQEGLLVFEHLEEEIKVSEQLAKAIQEAGRIGVVWNATVNKLLMSSPGEPHLGKFAKAHVQAFNGRGGGSAIQAQAQFTNRDDAMAYVDRLREEYQL, translated from the coding sequence ATGCGCCCCGAACAAATAGAATCCGATGTCCGAACCTTTCAGACATCCATTCGCACGACAAAACAAGTAGATGGCTATTGGGTTGCTCTAGAGAAAAGTTACTTCTATCCGGAGAGCGGTGGACAGCCGGCGGACCGTGGAACATTGAACGACCAACCGGTCCTTGACGTTCAAATCGAGGACGGTGTCGTCTGGCACCAACTGGCGACGCCACTCACGGGTGACGTCACCGGTATCGTAGATGACGCAGTCCGGATCGATCATGCGGCGCAGCATACGGCACAACATGTCATCTCTGCAATCCTACAAGATGAATCAAATATCAAGACACTTAGTTTTCGGACGGGAAGTGAGGTCTCGACGCTTGATATCGAGACACCTGAATGGACAACTCTGCAACAAGAACAGCTGGATCGACGATTACGCCAGGTGATTGAACAAGGATTACCGATCACAGCGACCGAATATGACGAGGCGGAAGCGCTACGCTTACCATTACGAAAAACACCGCAAGTCGAAGGACGGATTCGTGTCGTTCAAATCGGCACACTCGACTACAGTGCTTGTGGTGGAACGCATCTCGATTCGACGGCACAGCTCGAGTTAATTCTTTTTACTGGAGTCGAACGAATTCGTGGGAACATTCGTCTTTCTTATGTCGCAAAAGAACGGGCACATCAACTTCTACAGGCAGAACGTCATGCCTTGCGGGAAGCAGCACAAGCTTTATCAGTTAAACCAGTTCAAATTCCAGAAGCAATTCAAGCGGTACAGGACGATCAGAAGCGCTTAACGAAACAGGTCGAACATGCCCAGGAACAACTCGCGACGTTCACACTCGCTCACGCTTTGGAACAACAAGAAGGGCTTCTTGTGTTTGAACATCTGGAGGAAGAGATCAAGGTTTCCGAACAACTCGCGAAAGCGATTCAAGAAGCGGGACGTATTGGTGTCGTCTGGAATGCGACGGTGAACAAGTTACTGATGAGCAGTCCAGGTGAACCGCATCTCGGGAAGTTTGCCAAAGCGCATGTCCAAGCATTCAATGGGCGTGGCGGTGGAAGTGCGATCCAGGCACAAGCACAATTTACGAATCGGGATGATGCGATGGCATATGTCGATCGATTACGGGAGGAATATCAGTTATGA
- a CDS encoding GNAT family N-acetyltransferase: MTVIQVRTAEQHQAVRMIRERVFVEEQGVPRHLEYDTHDETAIHLLVLDEQSRPVATGRTRPYDDQRMKVERVATLATARGKGYGGELMQAMERVARREGKQLLTLGAQVQAIPFYQGLGYTIVSDEFDDAGIPHRTMEKKM; the protein is encoded by the coding sequence ATGACAGTCATTCAAGTACGTACAGCAGAACAACATCAAGCCGTCCGGATGATCCGGGAGCGTGTCTTCGTCGAGGAACAAGGCGTGCCGCGTCATCTTGAATACGATACACATGATGAAACAGCGATTCATCTGCTTGTCCTCGATGAGCAGAGCCGGCCGGTCGCAACGGGACGCACCCGTCCATATGACGACCAACGGATGAAGGTGGAACGTGTCGCGACGCTAGCGACAGCACGAGGAAAAGGATACGGTGGCGAGTTGATGCAAGCGATGGAACGAGTCGCACGTCGCGAAGGGAAGCAATTGCTGACGCTCGGTGCACAAGTCCAGGCAATCCCGTTCTATCAAGGACTCGGGTATACGATCGTCTCCGATGAATTCGACGATGCGGGCATCCCGCACCGAACGATGGAGAAGAAAATGTAA